A genomic segment from Paenibacillus sp. FSL K6-1096 encodes:
- the bglX gene encoding beta-glucosidase BglX produces MTKPFIQDLVNDMTLEEKLAQLTQLGPYYWGLDDTVDLTGPFKELNIQPQIMSSIGSVLNGIGARNVIELQKRHLETSRQKIPLLFMADVIHGYRTILPIPLAMGASFDLEACERFAEVAARESAAAGIHLTFSPMTDLVRDPRWGRVMETSGEDPYLNARVTESMVRGYQGQDLKEPGRIAACVKHFAGYGAPEGGREYNTVDMSTGVLREFYLPAYKAAVDAGVAMVMAAFNTIDRIPASGNSKLLRGILREEWGFDGVTIADFNSVNELVPHGAAEDGREAARKSITAGLDIEMMSTHYLNHGAALVEEGLLDIALIDEAVTRVLELKDALGLFDNPFKDADPTADEAEKPSPEHLQAAREMGARSIVLLKNDNAVLPLKPGVKLGLAGPFATSVNVMGGWAGTEKDPAVSLYEGITGKIPAADIVTAMTGELGSMLEGVFDVEDEVEAAYERLKDCDVILAAVGENQHDTGEGGSKASLRLSANQEKLIHRLKETGKPVVTVVFSGRPLELAPVLPASTALVQAWFLGSESGNSIADVLFGDYNPSGRLSMSFPYSVGQIPVYYNAYQTGRPYDPQYPNVRYVTRYLDIPNDPLFCFGYGLSYSTFAYSGFQVETAEDGRVLASITVENTSEVAGKETVQLYIRDVTASVVRPCKELKGFRQITLAPHEQQTVTFEITRDMLMFYGQDDQLVFEPGDFDIMLGRSSGDHSTQRIWIG; encoded by the coding sequence ATGACGAAACCGTTTATCCAAGATCTCGTGAACGATATGACACTGGAGGAAAAGCTGGCCCAGCTCACCCAGCTAGGTCCGTATTACTGGGGTCTGGATGATACCGTGGATTTGACGGGTCCATTCAAGGAGCTGAACATTCAGCCGCAGATTATGTCAAGCATCGGAAGCGTGCTGAACGGCATCGGGGCGCGCAATGTCATCGAGCTGCAGAAGCGCCATCTGGAGACCAGCCGCCAGAAGATTCCGCTGCTGTTCATGGCCGATGTCATCCACGGCTACCGGACGATCCTGCCGATTCCGCTGGCGATGGGCGCAAGCTTCGACCTGGAAGCCTGCGAGCGCTTCGCCGAGGTCGCTGCCCGGGAGAGCGCAGCCGCCGGTATCCACCTCACCTTCTCCCCCATGACCGACCTTGTACGCGATCCGCGCTGGGGCCGGGTGATGGAGACCTCGGGTGAGGACCCGTACCTGAATGCCCGCGTGACCGAGAGCATGGTCCGGGGCTACCAGGGCCAGGACCTGAAGGAGCCGGGGCGGATCGCCGCCTGCGTGAAGCACTTCGCCGGCTACGGCGCGCCTGAGGGCGGCCGCGAATACAACACCGTGGACATGTCCACCGGGGTGCTCCGTGAATTCTACCTGCCCGCCTACAAGGCGGCGGTTGATGCCGGTGTCGCCATGGTCATGGCCGCGTTCAATACGATTGACCGCATTCCGGCCAGCGGCAACAGCAAGCTGCTGCGCGGTATTCTCCGCGAAGAATGGGGCTTCGATGGCGTGACCATCGCCGACTTCAACTCGGTGAACGAGCTGGTGCCCCACGGGGCGGCAGAGGACGGCCGCGAGGCTGCCCGCAAGAGCATTACGGCAGGGCTGGACATTGAGATGATGTCCACCCACTACCTGAACCATGGCGCTGCGCTGGTCGAGGAAGGGCTGCTCGACATCGCCCTGATCGACGAAGCGGTGACCCGGGTGCTGGAGCTGAAGGATGCGCTGGGCCTGTTCGACAATCCGTTCAAGGATGCCGACCCGACAGCAGACGAAGCCGAGAAGCCAAGCCCCGAGCATCTCCAGGCTGCGCGTGAGATGGGCGCCCGCTCGATCGTGCTGCTGAAGAACGACAATGCGGTGCTGCCGCTGAAGCCTGGGGTGAAGCTGGGCCTTGCCGGTCCTTTTGCCACCTCGGTTAACGTTATGGGCGGCTGGGCCGGCACCGAGAAAGACCCGGCTGTCTCGCTCTATGAAGGGATCACCGGCAAGATTCCGGCAGCCGACATTGTCACCGCAATGACCGGCGAGCTAGGCAGTATGCTGGAGGGTGTCTTCGATGTGGAGGATGAGGTCGAAGCGGCGTATGAACGCCTGAAGGATTGCGATGTGATTCTGGCCGCCGTCGGCGAGAATCAGCATGACACCGGGGAAGGCGGCAGCAAGGCCAGCCTGCGGTTGTCCGCCAATCAGGAGAAGCTGATCCACCGTCTGAAGGAGACCGGCAAGCCGGTCGTCACCGTTGTATTCAGCGGCCGTCCGCTGGAGCTTGCACCCGTGCTGCCTGCAAGCACAGCGCTGGTTCAGGCCTGGTTCCTGGGCAGCGAGTCCGGCAATTCGATTGCCGATGTGCTGTTCGGCGATTATAACCCGTCCGGACGCCTCTCGATGAGCTTCCCGTATTCCGTGGGCCAGATTCCTGTGTATTATAACGCTTATCAGACCGGACGCCCGTATGATCCCCAATATCCGAATGTGCGGTATGTGACCCGCTATCTGGATATCCCGAATGATCCGCTGTTCTGCTTCGGCTACGGCCTGAGCTACTCCACCTTTGCCTACAGCGGCTTCCAGGTGGAGACTGCGGAGGACGGCCGGGTGCTTGCCTCCATCACAGTTGAGAATACCTCGGAGGTTGCCGGCAAGGAGACGGTGCAGCTCTACATCCGCGATGTAACAGCCAGCGTCGTCCGTCCCTGCAAGGAGCTGAAGGGCTTCCGGCAGATCACACTTGCCCCGCATGAGCAGCAGACGGTGACGTTCGAGATCACCAGAGACATGCTCATGTTCTACGGCCAGGACGATCAGCTGGTGTTCGAGCCTGGAGACTTCGATATTATGCTGGGCAGAAGCTCCGGCGACCACAGCACGCAGCGGATCTGGATCGGCTGA
- a CDS encoding DeoR/GlpR family DNA-binding transcription regulator: MSLTYEERKQTILAELELAGKVQVHFLAERFGVTTETIRRDLDRLEKEGRLRKVYGGAVRIRSENHEPTFMKRSQMNPAGKQAIGRLAAALIRDGETVILDNGTTTLEIMRALKDRNQVTVITNSVPVLNCALEQFQGKVIFAGGEVNAAYQAAVGATAHDLLGQFKVNKAFISAGGLSLSEGITDYHLEEALISRKMMERAEESILVADHSKFGVTTFAQIAPVEHISMVLTDSGCPAEWRETFARLDIELLTGS, translated from the coding sequence ATGTCCCTGACCTATGAAGAACGCAAGCAGACAATTCTCGCTGAGCTGGAGCTGGCGGGGAAGGTGCAGGTGCATTTTCTGGCGGAGCGTTTCGGGGTGACGACGGAGACGATCCGGCGCGATCTGGACCGGCTGGAGAAGGAGGGGCGGCTGCGCAAGGTGTATGGGGGCGCGGTGCGGATTCGTTCAGAGAATCATGAGCCGACCTTCATGAAGCGCTCGCAGATGAACCCGGCCGGGAAGCAGGCGATCGGCAGACTCGCCGCAGCGCTGATTCGTGACGGTGAGACGGTCATTCTGGACAACGGAACCACTACGCTGGAGATTATGCGCGCGCTGAAGGACCGGAACCAGGTGACGGTGATCACGAACTCGGTTCCGGTGCTGAATTGTGCGCTGGAGCAGTTTCAGGGGAAGGTGATTTTTGCCGGGGGCGAGGTGAATGCAGCGTATCAGGCGGCGGTGGGTGCGACTGCCCATGACCTGCTGGGCCAGTTCAAGGTGAACAAGGCGTTCATCTCGGCCGGAGGCCTGTCGCTCTCCGAGGGCATCACCGACTACCATCTGGAGGAGGCGCTCATCTCCCGCAAAATGATGGAGCGGGCCGAGGAATCCATTCTGGTGGCGGACCACTCCAAATTCGGCGTCACGACCTTCGCCCAGATTGCCCCGGTGGAGCATATCTCCATGGTGCTGACCGACAGCGGCTGCCCGGCGGAGTGGAGGGAGACCTTCGCCCGGCTGGATATTGAGCTGCTGACAGGGTCTTAA
- a CDS encoding metallophosphoesterase family protein produces the protein MTRKLSYRPDGTFTIVQFTDLHWMDGREEDQRTRALMERVLKAEQPDLVVFTGDTIYTGPVREGELPCQNPKQAFRDAVAAVETAGVPWAFVFGNHDTENGVSYSELMEIAHEHPHCVAEAGPEDVAGSGNYVLEIAGIENDAGALLYMLDTGAYTPLKQIPGYNWVRQSQIRWLTEQSARLNSGENGPKRPALAFFHIPLPEYLEMWNTQVCYGQKHENVCAPVLNSGLFTALVEMGDVAGTFCGHDHVNDFTGTLHGIRLSYGRATGYNTYGHEGMMRGARVIRLNQGAPSFDTWLRLEDGSLVSEQPVHAPAAGSDQ, from the coding sequence ATGACTCGTAAATTATCTTACCGGCCTGACGGCACCTTCACCATCGTACAGTTCACCGACCTGCACTGGATGGATGGAAGAGAGGAGGACCAGCGCACCCGGGCGCTGATGGAGCGTGTGCTTAAGGCCGAGCAGCCGGACCTGGTTGTCTTCACCGGAGATACGATCTATACCGGTCCTGTCCGCGAAGGCGAGCTGCCTTGCCAGAATCCTAAGCAGGCGTTCCGCGATGCAGTCGCTGCTGTTGAGACGGCAGGAGTACCTTGGGCCTTCGTCTTCGGCAATCATGATACCGAGAACGGGGTGAGCTACAGCGAACTGATGGAGATCGCCCATGAGCATCCCCACTGCGTGGCGGAAGCCGGTCCTGAAGACGTTGCCGGTTCAGGCAATTACGTCCTGGAGATTGCAGGCATAGAGAATGACGCCGGAGCGCTGCTCTATATGCTGGATACCGGCGCTTATACACCGCTTAAGCAGATTCCCGGCTATAACTGGGTCCGCCAGAGCCAAATCCGTTGGCTGACGGAGCAGTCGGCACGGCTGAATTCCGGGGAGAACGGGCCTAAGCGGCCTGCACTGGCTTTTTTCCACATTCCGTTGCCTGAATACTTGGAGATGTGGAACACTCAGGTCTGCTATGGACAAAAGCATGAGAATGTCTGCGCTCCGGTGCTGAATTCAGGCTTGTTCACCGCCCTGGTGGAGATGGGAGATGTGGCAGGCACGTTCTGCGGCCATGACCATGTCAATGATTTCACCGGCACACTGCACGGCATCCGGCTCAGCTACGGCCGCGCGACCGGCTACAACACCTATGGCCATGAAGGCATGATGCGCGGCGCACGCGTCATCCGACTGAACCAGGGCGCTCCATCCTTCGATACCTGGCTGCGGCTGGAGGACGGCTCATTGGTGTCTGAACAGCCCGTCCATGCACCTGCCGCCGGCTCGGATCAGTAA
- a CDS encoding EamA family transporter, translated as MLLPILLVLASGMCHAVWSMFTKRSLNKSIFLWSIMMVSTVLLLPTLIMELWRQPPLSAGAYALLLLSIALQALYSWLLSITYEMGDLSQVYPVMRGTSTLLIPLIGVLFLKESLSVYGWTGIACMLGGFAVLSGIGSFNRRPLPAANSTGTGAGLTSYKPMLMALCVGLCTTCYVFVDKLNLQHLSPLALLEVTNIGFVAGLTPAVLRSRKLLEEWRRNRFTILLGSVLNPGSYLLFLFALQQAPLAHISPLREIGTVFATFLGILLLKERQGLRRMVCSVVIFGGILLVGIWG; from the coding sequence ATGCTGCTGCCCATTCTTTTGGTGCTGGCTTCCGGGATGTGTCACGCTGTATGGAGCATGTTCACCAAAAGAAGCCTGAACAAAAGCATCTTTCTCTGGTCCATCATGATGGTCTCCACAGTTCTGCTGCTGCCGACACTCATTATGGAGCTGTGGAGACAGCCGCCGCTATCCGCAGGCGCTTATGCCCTGCTGCTGTTGTCCATTGCGCTCCAGGCCTTGTATTCCTGGCTGCTGTCTATTACTTACGAGATGGGCGACCTGTCCCAGGTCTACCCGGTCATGCGGGGGACGAGCACGCTGCTGATTCCGCTGATCGGCGTTCTTTTTCTGAAGGAATCCCTGTCGGTCTATGGTTGGACCGGAATCGCCTGCATGCTCGGCGGCTTCGCTGTCCTCAGCGGAATCGGCTCATTCAACCGCCGTCCACTCCCCGCTGCTAACAGCACAGGCACTGGCGCAGGCTTGACCAGCTATAAACCAATGCTCATGGCGCTCTGTGTCGGATTATGTACCACCTGCTACGTGTTCGTGGATAAGCTGAACCTGCAGCATCTGTCTCCGCTGGCCCTGCTGGAAGTGACCAATATCGGCTTCGTGGCCGGTCTGACTCCGGCGGTGCTGAGATCGCGGAAGCTGCTTGAAGAGTGGCGGCGCAACCGGTTCACCATTCTGCTGGGAAGCGTGCTTAACCCGGGCTCCTACCTGCTGTTCCTGTTCGCGCTGCAGCAGGCGCCGCTCGCCCATATCAGCCCTCTGCGGGAGATCGGGACGGTCTTCGCTACCTTCCTGGGTATTCTCCTGCTGAAGGAGCGGCAGGGGCTGCGGCGGATGGTGTGCTCGGTGGTGATTTTTGGCGGCATTCTGCTTGTTGGGATATGGGGTTAG
- a CDS encoding ATP-binding protein — MNKITRIHNNIIQFFARFNVKHALLLIFYLTLLIGLRYLWFNAFAAAEHPEARQGVLDMRGWDFEHSRSIRLDGEWEFYPGQFLSDKDTAAQALETANVVQVPGDWRSGFPEGKQSSLGYGTYKLRILVDPSQTLHYSFWIQRIQASSSLYINEKQETSFGQLADSPGGYVPKAVSYLASYDTPGQQEIVLLVRAANYDHPLEGGIVRSIRFGSQAAVDNERLYSIGFQLVSFVIMLLHALYAGILYFFNRRQHVFLIFFLLLIAVAVSIIADNDTLLLLWLPINYTWALKIKMLAYPAVSLFMLLLARSFYAHERSGRLLRGYLAGLLLYTVYILVMPAHLVVYARMFFSMFYLLPVAGVVYHIGRMVIRQQQDAVFLLFAAAAIGSSVIGGALESNNKTSILYYPVDVIAAIIGFSAYWFKRYFRNSEENLLLNQQLKESDRKKDQFLANTSHELRTPLHGIISIAQTVASKEQAALDSQSYQDLQLLITISRRMSLMLNDLLDVTRLQEKRIILQQEPLAIGSLTAGVLGMFEFMIEGRPLQLRNELPASLPPVWGDEKRIVQILYNLLHNAIKYTPAGTVTVSAAIDGEYARISVADTGTGIDKETQQRIFSPYEQGSEGIIDGGGIGLGLSISKLLTELHGGDLTVESEPGKGSVFTFTLPLVSSAIAQQAQFQQHGPVPPAPKDGLSAEEQGFLRQRETGLLSIPAELSDPPLRQDTALSPKAYILAVDDDPVNLKVLASILSDEHVHLVTANSAQEALELLGTEPWDLLIADVMMPYMSGYELTRIVRERFTISELPILLLTARNLPADIYTGFLSGANDYVAKPVDALELKYRVRSLTGLRQSITRSLRMEAAYLQAQIQPHFLFNTLNSLLALSEFDLPKMRDLGEAFSSYLRISFDYMNSQQLVVLSHELELVESYLFIEKARFEERLEIEWDVERGIDLLLPPLTLQPLVENAVRHGLLSRKAGGLLQIRIHRHDGYTSFAVQDNGKGMSEEQVKHLLDERGPGLPSRGIGLLNTNRRLTQLYGQGLVIESRLEEGTTVSFVVPERRRD; from the coding sequence ATGAACAAGATAACCCGAATCCACAACAACATCATACAGTTCTTCGCCCGCTTTAATGTCAAGCATGCCCTGCTGCTAATCTTCTATCTGACTCTGTTGATCGGGCTGCGCTATCTGTGGTTTAATGCTTTTGCGGCGGCTGAGCATCCTGAAGCCCGGCAAGGGGTGCTGGATATGCGGGGCTGGGACTTCGAGCATTCCCGTTCCATCCGGCTGGATGGGGAATGGGAATTCTATCCCGGCCAATTCCTCAGCGATAAGGATACTGCCGCACAAGCGCTGGAGACGGCGAATGTTGTCCAGGTTCCGGGCGACTGGCGTTCAGGCTTCCCTGAAGGGAAGCAATCCTCCCTGGGGTACGGGACGTACAAGCTGCGTATTCTGGTCGACCCTTCACAGACCCTGCATTACAGCTTCTGGATTCAGCGCATCCAAGCCTCCTCCAGCCTTTATATTAATGAGAAGCAGGAGACCAGCTTCGGACAGCTGGCTGACAGCCCCGGCGGCTATGTCCCCAAGGCGGTCTCTTATTTGGCGTCCTATGACACACCCGGGCAGCAGGAGATAGTATTACTCGTCCGGGCGGCCAACTACGACCATCCGCTGGAAGGCGGGATCGTCCGCTCGATCCGCTTCGGCTCCCAGGCCGCTGTGGATAACGAGCGCTTGTATTCCATTGGCTTCCAGCTGGTCAGCTTTGTGATTATGCTGCTTCATGCGTTATATGCAGGCATTCTGTACTTTTTTAACCGGCGTCAGCATGTGTTCCTCATCTTCTTTCTGTTGCTGATTGCTGTAGCGGTCTCCATCATCGCCGACAACGATACACTCCTGCTGCTCTGGCTCCCGATTAATTACACTTGGGCGCTGAAGATCAAAATGCTGGCCTATCCGGCGGTCTCCCTGTTCATGCTGCTGCTGGCGCGCAGCTTCTATGCCCATGAGCGCTCCGGCCGCCTGCTCAGGGGATATCTGGCCGGCCTGCTTCTCTACACCGTCTATATTCTGGTTATGCCGGCTCATCTGGTGGTGTATGCCAGAATGTTCTTCTCTATGTTCTATCTGCTTCCTGTAGCCGGAGTGGTCTATCATATCGGCCGGATGGTCATACGGCAGCAGCAGGATGCCGTCTTCCTGCTGTTCGCCGCTGCCGCCATCGGCTCCAGTGTCATTGGCGGCGCTCTGGAATCAAACAACAAGACAAGCATCCTGTATTACCCGGTGGATGTGATCGCTGCCATTATTGGCTTCTCTGCGTACTGGTTCAAGCGGTATTTCCGTAATTCAGAGGAGAACCTGCTGCTTAACCAGCAGCTCAAGGAAAGTGACCGGAAGAAGGACCAATTCCTGGCGAATACCTCACATGAGCTGAGGACACCGCTGCACGGGATTATCAGCATCGCCCAGACGGTGGCCTCGAAGGAACAGGCTGCTCTGGACAGCCAGAGCTATCAGGATCTGCAGCTGCTGATTACGATCAGCCGCCGGATGTCCCTGATGCTGAACGACCTGCTGGATGTCACCCGCCTGCAGGAGAAGCGGATCATCCTCCAGCAGGAGCCGCTGGCCATCGGGTCGCTGACGGCAGGGGTGCTGGGCATGTTCGAATTCATGATCGAAGGCAGGCCGCTGCAATTAAGGAACGAGCTGCCTGCCTCCCTGCCTCCGGTCTGGGGTGATGAGAAACGGATTGTGCAGATTCTGTATAACCTGCTGCACAATGCTATCAAATACACACCGGCCGGAACCGTTACCGTATCTGCCGCCATCGACGGCGAGTATGCGCGGATCAGCGTAGCCGATACCGGAACGGGTATCGATAAGGAGACCCAGCAGCGCATCTTCTCGCCGTACGAGCAGGGCAGCGAGGGAATTATTGACGGAGGCGGCATCGGTCTGGGCTTAAGCATCAGCAAGCTGCTGACCGAGCTTCACGGCGGCGACCTCACCGTTGAATCGGAGCCGGGGAAGGGATCGGTGTTCACCTTCACGCTTCCGCTGGTCTCTTCAGCAATCGCCCAGCAGGCGCAGTTTCAACAGCACGGGCCGGTCCCTCCCGCTCCGAAGGACGGGCTGTCCGCAGAGGAGCAGGGCTTCCTCCGGCAGCGGGAAACTGGCTTGCTCTCGATTCCCGCTGAGTTGAGCGACCCGCCGCTGAGACAGGATACCGCTCTAAGTCCCAAAGCTTATATCCTCGCCGTAGACGATGATCCGGTCAATCTGAAGGTCCTTGCCAGTATACTCTCAGATGAGCACGTACACCTGGTCACGGCCAACAGCGCCCAGGAAGCGCTGGAACTGCTCGGCACTGAGCCGTGGGATCTGCTGATCGCTGATGTGATGATGCCGTACATGTCCGGCTATGAGCTGACCCGGATTGTGCGGGAGCGCTTCACCATCTCCGAGCTGCCCATCCTGCTGCTCACCGCCCGTAACCTGCCGGCGGATATCTATACCGGCTTCCTGTCGGGAGCCAATGATTATGTCGCCAAGCCGGTGGATGCGCTGGAGCTGAAGTACCGCGTCCGTTCCCTGACCGGGCTGAGGCAGTCCATTACCCGGAGCCTGCGGATGGAGGCCGCTTACCTCCAGGCCCAGATTCAGCCGCATTTCCTGTTCAATACGCTGAATTCGCTGCTGGCGCTCAGTGAATTCGACCTGCCGAAGATGCGTGATCTCGGGGAGGCCTTCTCTTCCTATCTGCGGATCAGCTTCGATTATATGAACTCCCAGCAGCTTGTCGTCCTGTCCCATGAGCTGGAGCTGGTTGAATCCTATCTGTTCATCGAGAAGGCACGGTTCGAGGAGCGCCTGGAGATTGAATGGGACGTAGAGCGGGGCATCGACCTGCTCCTTCCCCCGCTCACCCTGCAGCCGCTGGTGGAGAATGCCGTCCGGCACGGCCTGCTGAGCCGCAAGGCCGGAGGTCTTCTGCAGATCCGTATTCACCGTCATGACGGCTACACCTCCTTCGCGGTGCAGGATAACGGCAAGGGCATGAGCGAAGAGCAGGTCAAGCACCTGCTGGATGAGCGCGGACCCGGACTCCCCTCCCGGGGCATCGGCCTCCTGAACACGAACCGGCGGCTGACCCAGCTCTACGGCCAGGGCTTGGTCATCGAGAGCCGGCTTGAGGAAGGAACCACGGTGTCGTTTGTGGTTCCGGAGCGGAGGCGCGACTGA